One window from the genome of Microbulbifer pacificus encodes:
- a CDS encoding Ig-like domain-containing protein, whose translation MSETHEINVSAGKPPVQIQAVQGAYYRLTEGDAGLGPNNIIVKRVGDDLHVTFGCDSSVKPHLVIQDFYKVGGQLIGMTADGNLYEYAAASGEEGDEAPFLMDGESSELVLDASDSSCRLVGSDDDFGALFIPALLGIGALGALAALSRGGSSSSKGKDGDAGQSPGDTLPPAKPEVSGEDKTDGSGNLGPDGQPDPLPEGTHGLVDILDDVGDVQGSILNGRATDDSQPELIGTGEPGDTVIIYDNDQEIGRVVVDENGEWTFTPDQPLSEGEHDFSLEFVDPDGNTSERSDDWTIVVDTTAPDKPEVSGEDKTDENGNPGPDGNPDPLPDNTYGLTDIHDDVGSKTGSVLEGESTDDTQPELIGTGEAGNTVIIYDNDQEIGRVVVDENGEWTFTPDQPLSEGEHDFSLEFVDPDGNTSERSDDWTIVVDTTAPDKPEVSGEDKTDENGNPGPDGNPDPLPDNTYGLTDIRDDVGSKTGSVLDGEPTDDAQPELIGTGEAGNTVIIYDNDQEIGRVVVDENGEWTFTPDQPLTDGDHAFSIEFVDPAGNTSPRSDDWTIVVDTAAPGNPGGGIDDSTTPVNENLAAPIVDEMDNDGVINKAEAADGTVVRIPGYDGMAEGDVIVLDWNGTEIEYTVTAADVNVQEARITVPAAELSSDASFDIDYMVRDKAGNESGRSLSTAVVIDLTGPDKPEVSGEDKTDENGNPGPDGNPDPLPGNTYGLTDIHDDVGSKTGSVLDGESTDDTQPELIGTGEAGNTVIIYDNGQKLGEAVVGQDGKWSFTPPQALADGEHKFSIEFVDPAGNSSPRSDDWTIVVDTTAPDKPEVSGEDKTDENGNPGPDGNPDPLPGNTYGLTDIHDDVGSKTGSVLDGESTDDTQPELIGTGEAGNTVIIYDDGQKLGEAVVGQDGKWSFTPPQALADGEHKFSIEFVDPAGNRSPRSDDWTIVVDTAAPGNPGGGIDDSTTPVNENLAAPIVDEMDNDGVINKAEAADGTVVRIPGYDGMAEGDVIVLDWNGTEIEYTVTAADVNVQEARITVPAAELSSDASFDIDYMVRDKAGNESGRSLSTAVVIDLTGPDKPEVSGEDKTDENGNPGPDGNPDPLPGNTYGLTDIHDDVGSKTGSVLDGESTDDTQPELIGTGEAGNTVIIYDDGQKLGEAVVGQDGKWSFTPPQALADGEHKFSIEFVDPAGNSSPRSDDWTIVVDTTAPDKPEVSGEDKTDENGNPGPDGNPDPLPGNTYGLTDIHDDVGSKTGSVLDGESTDDTQPELIGTGEAGNTVIIYDDGQKLGEAVVGQDGKWSFTPPQALADGEHKFSIEFVDPAGNRSPRSDDWTIVVDTAAPGNPGGGIDDSTTPVNENLAAPIVDEMDNDGVINKAEAADGTVVRIPGYDGMAEGDVIVLDWNGTEIEYTVTAADVNVQEARITVPAAELSSDASFDIDYMVRDKAGNESGRSLSTAVVIDLTGPDKPEVSGEDKTDENGNPGPDGNPDPLPGNTYGLTDIHDDVGSKTGSVLDGESTDDTQPELIGTGEAGNTVIIYDDGQKLGEAVVGQDGKWSFTPPQALADGEHKFSIEFVDPAGNSSPRSDDWTIVVDTTAPDKPEVSGEDKTDENGNPGPDGNPDPLPGNTYGLTDIHDDVGSKTGSVLDGESTDDTQPELIGTGEAGNTVIIYDDGQKLGEAVVGQDGKWSFTPPQALADGEHKFSIEFVDPAGNRSPRSDDWTIVVDTAAPGNPGGGIDDSTTPVNENLAAPIVDEMDNDGVINKAEAADGTVVRIPGYDGMAEGDVIVLDWNGTEIEYTVTAADVNVQEARITVPAAELSSDASFDIDYMVRDKAGNESGRSLSTAVVIDLTGPDKPEVSGEDKTDENGNPGPDGNPDPLPGNTYGLTDIHDDVGSKTGSVLDGESTDDTQPELIGTGEAGNTVIIYDDGQKLGEAVVGQDGKWSFTPPQALADGQHKFSIEFVDPAGNSSPRSDDWTIVVDTAAPGNPGSGDISQVTYSGDIYVPIGAIDEMWMHDTDANGDGDRGAGGQMGVSIFTLSGPATRVSFEYYALDSTSTYAVFLNENGQVVARELIPQAPRADGKDNSRVFTFDAPNGESFSSIRFENGDEGVASGGINDMSWIMLRDTFSWVPSSSVVTTTSLFVDSDATNPQSAAEPVALSGLIEREDVIDLEMIKAELSDDAQMQPMDLSGGGSDALELSLGDLLSMGLPSDDDGSAELTIHGEIGDKVVLNDLLVDGSDTGNWEQALETLDKDGITYNIFHHDGEDATLLIQKDIEVVLENHDPVISSASEKGSHPPSGGEGTAQQDQQEIVLNSYF comes from the coding sequence GTGTCTGAAACGCATGAAATTAATGTTTCTGCAGGTAAGCCGCCGGTGCAAATTCAGGCGGTGCAGGGGGCGTATTACCGTTTGACCGAGGGTGATGCTGGGCTTGGTCCAAACAATATCATCGTCAAGCGAGTGGGCGATGATCTGCATGTTACCTTTGGTTGTGACTCTTCTGTAAAGCCACATTTAGTTATCCAGGACTTTTATAAAGTTGGTGGTCAACTCATTGGGATGACGGCTGACGGTAATCTATATGAATACGCTGCGGCGAGTGGCGAAGAGGGTGATGAAGCCCCATTTTTGATGGATGGTGAATCCTCCGAGCTGGTGCTGGACGCAAGTGATAGCTCTTGCCGGTTGGTTGGCAGTGATGATGACTTCGGGGCGCTGTTTATTCCAGCTCTCTTGGGGATCGGTGCACTTGGTGCGCTGGCTGCATTGTCGCGCGGTGGCAGCTCTAGCAGCAAGGGCAAGGATGGCGATGCTGGACAGTCGCCGGGAGATACTTTGCCTCCTGCTAAGCCGGAAGTCAGCGGTGAAGACAAGACTGATGGAAGCGGTAACCTGGGTCCGGATGGTCAACCGGATCCGCTCCCGGAAGGTACGCACGGACTTGTTGATATTCTCGATGATGTGGGGGATGTTCAGGGTAGCATTCTAAATGGACGGGCTACTGACGATAGTCAACCCGAGCTGATTGGTACTGGTGAGCCGGGTGATACTGTTATCATCTACGACAATGACCAGGAAATTGGCCGCGTGGTGGTGGATGAAAATGGCGAGTGGACGTTTACGCCGGACCAGCCGCTGAGCGAAGGTGAGCACGACTTCAGCCTTGAATTTGTTGACCCGGATGGTAATACCAGCGAGCGTTCCGACGACTGGACCATCGTGGTTGACACCACTGCCCCGGACAAACCGGAAGTCAGCGGTGAAGACAAAACCGATGAAAACGGCAACCCCGGTCCGGACGGCAATCCCGACCCGCTGCCCGACAACACCTACGGTTTGACCGACATTCACGACGATGTGGGCAGCAAGACAGGCAGTGTTCTGGAGGGTGAATCCACCGACGACACGCAACCGGAACTGATTGGTACCGGTGAAGCGGGCAACACCGTCATTATCTATGACAATGACCAGGAAATTGGCCGCGTGGTGGTGGATGAAAATGGCGAGTGGACGTTTACTCCAGACCAGCCGCTAAGCGAAGGTGAGCACGACTTCAGCCTTGAATTTGTTGACCCGGATGGTAATACCAGCGAGCGTTCCGACGACTGGACCATCGTGGTTGACACCACTGCCCCGGACAAACCGGAAGTCAGCGGTGAAGACAAAACCGATGAAAACGGCAACCCCGGTCCGGACGGTAATCCTGACCCGCTGCCCGACAACACCTACGGTTTGACCGACATTCGCGACGATGTGGGCAGCAAGACAGGCAGTGTTCTGGATGGCGAGCCCACTGACGACGCGCAGCCGGAACTGATTGGTACCGGTGAAGCGGGCAACACCGTCATCATCTACGACAACGACCAGGAAATTGGGCGCGTGGTAGTGGATGAAAATGGCGAGTGGACATTTACTCCGGATCAGCCTCTGACGGATGGCGATCATGCGTTCAGCATTGAGTTCGTCGATCCGGCGGGCAACACCAGCCCACGTTCCGACGACTGGACCATCGTGGTTGATACCGCAGCTCCGGGCAATCCTGGTGGTGGTATCGATGACTCAACCACACCAGTGAACGAAAACCTCGCAGCCCCAATCGTCGACGAAATGGACAACGATGGTGTGATCAACAAAGCCGAAGCCGCGGACGGCACCGTGGTGCGTATCCCTGGCTACGACGGCATGGCGGAAGGCGACGTCATTGTTCTGGACTGGAATGGTACTGAAATCGAGTACACCGTCACGGCCGCGGATGTGAACGTCCAGGAGGCCCGTATCACGGTTCCCGCAGCGGAACTGTCGAGCGATGCCAGCTTTGATATCGACTACATGGTGCGTGACAAGGCGGGTAACGAAAGTGGCCGCAGTCTGTCTACCGCGGTTGTGATTGACCTGACAGGCCCGGACAAACCGGAAGTCAGCGGTGAAGACAAAACCGATGAAAACGGCAACCCCGGTCCGGACGGCAATCCCGACCCGCTGCCTGGCAACACCTATGGTCTGACCGACATTCACGACGATGTGGGCAGCAAGACAGGCAGTGTTCTGGACGGCGAATCCACCGACGACACACAACCGGAACTGATTGGTACCGGTGAAGCGGGCAACACCGTCATCATCTACGACAACGGCCAAAAACTGGGTGAAGCCGTGGTGGGGCAGGATGGCAAGTGGAGCTTCACACCACCTCAGGCACTGGCGGATGGCGAGCACAAATTCAGCATTGAATTTGTTGACCCTGCGGGTAACAGCAGTCCACGTTCCGACGACTGGACCATCGTGGTTGACACCACTGCCCCGGACAAACCGGAAGTCAGCGGTGAAGACAAAACCGATGAAAACGGCAACCCCGGTCCGGACGGCAATCCCGACCCGCTGCCTGGCAACACCTATGGTCTGACCGACATTCACGACGATGTGGGTAGCAAGACAGGCAGTGTTCTGGACGGCGAATCCACCGACGACACGCAACCGGAACTGATTGGTACCGGTGAAGCGGGCAACACCGTCATCATCTACGACGACGGCCAAAAACTGGGTGAAGCAGTGGTGGGACAGGATGGCAAGTGGAGCTTCACACCACCTCAGGCACTGGCGGATGGCGAGCACAAATTCAGCATTGAATTTGTTGACCCTGCGGGTAACCGCAGTCCACGTTCCGATGACTGGACCATCGTGGTTGATACCGCAGCTCCGGGCAATCCTGGTGGTGGTATCGATGACTCAACCACACCAGTGAACGAAAACCTCGCAGCCCCAATCGTCGACGAAATGGACAACGATGGTGTGATCAACAAAGCCGAAGCCGCGGACGGCACCGTGGTGCGTATCCCTGGCTACGACGGCATGGCGGAAGGCGACGTCATTGTTCTGGACTGGAATGGTACTGAAATCGAGTACACCGTCACGGCCGCGGATGTGAACGTCCAGGAGGCCCGTATCACGGTTCCCGCAGCGGAACTGTCGAGCGATGCCAGCTTTGATATCGACTACATGGTGCGTGACAAGGCGGGTAACGAAAGTGGCCGCAGTCTGTCTACCGCGGTTGTGATTGACCTGACAGGCCCGGACAAACCGGAAGTCAGCGGTGAAGACAAAACCGATGAAAACGGCAACCCCGGTCCGGACGGCAATCCCGACCCGCTGCCTGGCAACACCTATGGTCTGACCGACATTCACGACGATGTGGGCAGCAAGACAGGCAGTGTTCTGGACGGTGAATCCACCGACGACACGCAACCGGAACTGATTGGTACCGGTGAAGCGGGCAACACCGTCATCATCTACGACGACGGCCAAAAACTGGGTGAAGCCGTGGTGGGGCAGGATGGCAAGTGGAGCTTCACACCACCTCAGGCACTGGCGGATGGCGAGCACAAATTCAGCATTGAATTTGTTGACCCTGCGGGTAACAGCAGTCCACGTTCCGACGACTGGACCATCGTGGTTGACACCACTGCCCCGGACAAACCGGAAGTCAGCGGTGAAGACAAAACCGATGAAAACGGCAACCCCGGTCCGGACGGCAATCCCGACCCGCTGCCTGGCAACACCTATGGTCTGACCGACATTCACGACGATGTGGGTAGCAAGACAGGCAGTGTTCTGGACGGCGAATCCACCGACGACACGCAACCGGAACTGATTGGTACCGGTGAAGCGGGCAACACCGTCATCATCTACGACGACGGCCAAAAACTGGGTGAAGCAGTGGTGGGACAGGATGGCAAGTGGAGCTTCACACCACCTCAGGCACTGGCGGATGGCGAGCACAAATTCAGCATTGAATTTGTTGACCCTGCGGGTAACCGCAGTCCACGTTCCGATGACTGGACCATCGTGGTTGATACCGCAGCTCCGGGCAATCCTGGTGGTGGTATCGATGACTCAACCACACCAGTGAACGAAAACCTCGCAGCCCCAATCGTCGACGAAATGGACAACGATGGTGTGATCAACAAAGCCGAAGCCGCGGACGGCACCGTGGTGCGTATCCCTGGCTACGACGGCATGGCGGAAGGCGACGTCATTGTTCTGGACTGGAATGGTACTGAAATCGAGTACACCGTCACGGCCGCGGATGTGAACGTCCAGGAGGCCCGTATCACGGTTCCCGCAGCGGAACTGTCGAGCGATGCCAGCTTTGATATCGACTACATGGTGCGTGACAAGGCGGGTAACGAAAGTGGCCGCAGTCTGTCTACCGCGGTTGTGATTGACCTGACAGGCCCGGACAAACCGGAAGTCAGCGGTGAAGACAAAACCGATGAAAACGGCAACCCCGGTCCGGACGGCAATCCCGACCCGCTGCCTGGCAACACCTATGGTCTGACCGACATTCACGACGATGTGGGCAGCAAGACAGGCAGTGTTCTGGACGGTGAATCCACCGACGACACGCAACCGGAACTGATTGGTACCGGTGAAGCGGGCAACACCGTCATCATCTACGACGACGGCCAAAAACTGGGTGAAGCCGTGGTGGGGCAGGATGGCAAGTGGAGCTTCACACCACCTCAGGCACTGGCGGATGGCGAGCACAAATTCAGCATTGAATTTGTTGACCCTGCGGGTAACAGCAGTCCACGTTCCGACGACTGGACCATCGTGGTTGACACCACTGCCCCGGACAAACCGGAAGTCAGCGGTGAAGACAAAACCGATGAAAACGGCAACCCCGGTCCGGACGGCAATCCCGACCCGCTGCCTGGCAACACCTATGGTCTGACCGACATTCACGACGATGTGGGTAGCAAGACAGGCAGTGTTCTGGACGGCGAATCCACCGACGACACGCAACCGGAACTGATTGGTACCGGTGAAGCGGGCAACACCGTCATCATCTACGACGACGGCCAAAAACTGGGTGAAGCAGTGGTGGGACAGGATGGCAAGTGGAGCTTCACACCACCTCAGGCACTGGCGGATGGCGAGCACAAATTCAGCATTGAATTTGTTGACCCTGCGGGTAACCGCAGTCCACGTTCCGATGACTGGACCATCGTGGTTGATACCGCAGCTCCGGGCAATCCTGGTGGTGGTATCGATGACTCAACCACACCAGTGAACGAAAACCTCGCAGCCCCAATCGTCGACGAAATGGACAACGATGGTGTGATCAACAAAGCCGAAGCCGCGGACGGCACCGTGGTGCGTATCCCTGGCTACGACGGCATGGCGGAAGGCGACGTCATTGTTCTGGACTGGAATGGTACTGAAATCGAGTACACCGTCACGGCCGCGGATGTGAACGTCCAGGAGGCCCGTATCACGGTTCCCGCAGCGGAACTGTCGAGCGATGCCAGCTTTGATATCGACTACATGGTGCGTGACAAGGCGGGTAACGAAAGTGGCCGCAGTCTGTCTACCGCGGTTGTGATTGACCTGACAGGCCCGGACAAACCGGAAGTCAGCGGTGAAGACAAAACCGATGAAAACGGCAACCCCGGTCCGGACGGCAATCCCGACCCGCTGCCTGGCAACACCTATGGTCTGACCGACATTCACGACGATGTGGGCAGCAAGACAGGCAGTGTTCTGGACGGTGAATCCACCGACGACACGCAACCGGAACTGATTGGTACCGGTGAAGCGGGCAACACCGTCATCATCTACGACGACGGCCAAAAACTGGGTGAAGCAGTGGTGGGGCAGGATGGCAAGTGGAGCTTCACACCACCTCAGGCACTGGCGGATGGCCAGCACAAATTCAGCATTGAATTTGTTGACCCTGCGGGTAACAGCAGCCCACGTTCCGACGACTGGACCATCGTGGTTGATACCGCAGCTCCGGGCAATCCCGGCAGTGGCGACATCAGTCAGGTTACGTATTCTGGTGATATTTATGTGCCGATTGGCGCGATAGATGAAATGTGGATGCACGATACGGACGCGAATGGAGACGGTGATCGAGGGGCAGGCGGTCAGATGGGCGTGTCAATCTTTACGCTGTCGGGACCTGCTACGCGGGTTTCCTTTGAATATTATGCTTTGGACAGTACTAGCACCTATGCAGTTTTCTTGAACGAGAATGGGCAGGTGGTGGCTCGGGAACTAATACCGCAGGCACCACGCGCGGACGGAAAGGATAATAGCCGGGTGTTTACTTTTGATGCTCCGAATGGTGAAAGTTTTAGTAGCATCCGCTTCGAGAATGGTGACGAAGGTGTGGCTAGTGGTGGTATAAATGATATGAGCTGGATTATGCTCAGAGATACGTTTAGTTGGGTTCCCAGCTCTTCGGTAGTCACGACAACGAGCCTATTCGTTGATTCGGACGCAACCAACCCGCAGTCTGCGGCGGAGCCTGTGGCGCTGTCTGGGCTGATCGAGCGTGAGGATGTAATCGATCTGGAGATGATCAAGGCGGAACTGAGTGATGATGCCCAGATGCAGCCGATGGATTTGAGTGGGGGCGGCAGTGATGCTCTGGAGCTCTCGCTGGGTGACTTGCTGTCGATGGGTCTGCCTTCGGATGACGACGGAAGTGCTGAGCTAACTATTCACGGAGAGATTGGTGATAAGGTCGTGTTGAATGATCTTCTTGTTGATGGCTCTGATACTGGCAATTGGGAGCAAGCCTTGGAGACGCTGGATAAAGATGGCATTACCTATAATATATTCCATCATGATGGAGAGGATGCAACGCTGCTGATTCAGAAAGACATTGAGGTCGTACTTGAAAACCATGATCCAGTTATATCTTCTGCTTCAGAAAAGGGCTCTCATCCGCCCTCTGGTGGGGAGGGTACTGCGCAACAGGATCAACAGGAGATTGTTTTAAATAGCTACTTCTAG
- a CDS encoding response regulator transcription factor, protein MPSDIAPKSALVADDHPVIRAGVAILLEAFGVGDVLQASDGLTSLRFHRECSPGLVIMDLLMPNLDGMEVISRMIRRDPSTKIIVFSAQESSYFSIRCACAGAAGYVSKSQSLKELESAVLSVCSGVSYFPSSSNRPLSGVPVGDFSGVVSSLSNREVMVATQLAKGATNKEIAKRMILSEKTISTYKTRLMKKLKVRTIAELIDAVKVLGL, encoded by the coding sequence ATGCCTAGTGATATTGCTCCTAAAAGTGCTTTAGTTGCAGATGATCACCCTGTTATTAGAGCAGGTGTTGCAATCTTGTTGGAAGCATTTGGCGTTGGGGATGTGCTTCAAGCCTCTGATGGTCTTACTTCGCTTAGGTTCCATCGGGAGTGTAGCCCGGGGCTGGTCATCATGGATTTGTTGATGCCAAACCTTGATGGCATGGAAGTAATATCCCGAATGATTAGGCGTGACCCGTCGACTAAAATAATTGTATTTAGTGCGCAGGAATCTAGCTATTTTTCTATACGCTGTGCTTGCGCGGGTGCAGCAGGGTATGTTTCAAAAAGTCAGAGTTTAAAAGAGTTGGAATCCGCTGTTTTATCAGTTTGTTCCGGCGTATCTTATTTTCCTTCGTCGAGTAATCGACCGTTAAGTGGAGTGCCGGTAGGGGATTTCTCTGGTGTTGTGAGCTCTCTTTCTAATAGGGAGGTAATGGTTGCAACGCAACTTGCGAAGGGAGCTACCAATAAAGAGATTGCGAAGAGGATGATTTTGAGTGAAAAAACGATTAGTACGTATAAAACCAGGCTTATGAAAAAGCTGAAAGTTCGCACTATCGCGGAATTGATCGATGCTGTAAAAGTGCTTGGTCTCTGA